cagtctgttgttttattgattcgataattatataggtactatCTGTTTAATACCTTAACTAGTTATCCTGTTTAATTGATAAGCTACACCCACAAATACCCCTCCGTGATAGGTCTATAATTATAAAAGCgtataaaaaagaacaattaGTCTCTTCCGTTGTGCTGTTTCATGAAAGATTTTTGAATCAATAACGAACTAAAcactattataattaattcatattattataagaactTTTTAGAAAACAATGGAGAATTCGGTTAAACAACTTTTGTCGCCTTGACAAAACCTATTGTCATAACTTCCGTCAAAAATGTCACAACAAACATTTACGGAGCACTTTTCATAAACCAtcgtaaaaatgtaaaaaaatcgtattgttattaaaaaatgattacagcttttttaaacaatttattgcgGTTGACGATGCCAATAGCTATCGATGTTACTGACGTGGTGTTCTACGGATCACTCGTTACGTGCATTGTATTAGGCaattattacaagaaaataCAAGATATTGAACTAAAGAAGAACTATGGGACTGGTCTTGGTATACTTGTCACGTACTTAATATGCGGCTTTCAAATCTACCACTCGGCGCTTATGGTGTGGggcaatatcattataatgaAATGCTGTGATAAACGGTAAGTCACTGAGATAAGAGTGATGagacatattaaaataaaccaattcCGTCTGCAACTcgagtttaaaatatataaatttgaaTATCGCTCCGCATCTGTTGGTCGGATGCAATAAACTTCAAAACTACTGACAGATCCCTATgcaattttttaaatagcttGTATTTCTTAGACAAATAAGGCGTAAAGCTACTTAACGATTTAAATTCTCCAAGTTAAAATAACATGTAAGTGCTCATTATATTTTCAGTTACGTACACCAGCTAAGCTTAGCCTACACATGGACTTACCTGTCTTATTTGAGTTTCAATGTAAAGCGTGAAGGTTGGCCTTACGACCACTGGATTCATCAGACGATAGCGTTAAGACTCGTCGGCCTGGCTTTTGAAATCTATATGGTAGATAAAGCGAAAAATGAAACGAGTAAAGCTTCGCCTTCGAAACTTACTCTTGGTGATCCAGAAAATATGGTCGAAGATCCTACTGCTCTTGAAATTATAAGTTACGCGTATTATTTCATCGGATTACACAAAGGTTTGTGTTagatacaattaattatttaataggtacatatacttaatcaaaaaataaataccttttataaTTTTCCTGCAAGCTGTTCTTACTATTATTACATAGGTACTTGTATCCTTATTGTCCAAAGATACAAGTAGGTGTGTATGTTATTGTTGCACGTCACATTATCTTAATGATTAAGAAGTTTCACTGAAAAGAGGACTTGAGTCGTAGCTCAGAATCGTAACTTGAAAACTAcaatttaactttgttttctTAGGTCCCTACTACCGATGGAAAATATATCAAGATCACTTCAATACACCGTTCAGTGTCTTGGGAGACTTCAGGGTAATAACTGAACAAAAACTGAAGAAAGTTCTTGCGTGCTcagttatttacttacttttaagaACGAAGTATCCTGTTCAGGTAACAacattatatcattatattccCGTCAAAATAACGCTGGTTATCCACTAGAGATGCGAGGAACATCGGAGTGAATTATAGTGCGCGACGAAAGGTCTGCTAAGTATACCTAAGTAATAATTAGCTGCCATAAGCAAAGCTATGAACGCGGTACTTTCCTTGCGTACCGCTTAGTGGCTACGCCTATTTCTCGTGAAATTTTGATAGTTAAAACAAAAGTGATAAAGAGTCAGTTTGATGAAAATCAACAAGACACATTCTTTCCTGATTGGTTGCAGATGTACCACAATGACGTCTTCTACAAAAGCTACGGCGCTGACAATCGTTATTTGTACAACTTGCCACAAATGATgatgtattatttacaatatcaaGTCATCATGATGCTGTGCACGAGTGTGTGTACTGAGGCCGGTTTCGGAGTTTACCCGGCCAAGTGTCAATCGTTGCCTGGTCACGGGCCTTCTATGAAATTTAGTTTGTTGAAATTGGCGTAAGTAAacgaatatttttgtacattatattttagtctaagagacaaaaatataatgtatgagATTAGTAAGCCATcggaacattaaaatttataatcacTAACACACCAAATTCATTGGTTTCGTGTGGGATTTGTAACCGCTACTTACTCCAGTAGGGTGAGGTTACCCCAC
This genomic stretch from Anticarsia gemmatalis isolate Benzon Research Colony breed Stoneville strain chromosome 13, ilAntGemm2 primary, whole genome shotgun sequence harbors:
- the LOC142977877 gene encoding membrane-bound acylglycerophosphatidylinositol O-acyltransferase frj-like isoform X2, coding for MITAFLNNLLRLTMPIAIDVTDVVFYGSLVTCIVLGNYYKKIQDIELKKNYGTGLGILVTYLICGFQIYHSALMVWGNIIIMKCCDKRYVHQLSLAYTWTYLSYLSFNVKREGWPYDHWIHQTIALRLVGLAFEIYMVDKAKNETSKASPSKLTLGDPENMVEDPTALEIISYAYYFIGLHKGPYYRWKIYQDHFNTPFSVLGDFRVITEQKLKKVLACSVIYLLLRTKYPVQMYHNDVFYKSYGADNRYLYNLPQMMMYYLQYQVIMMLCTSVCTEAGFGVYPAKCQSLPGHGPSMKFSLLKLASSTNEVALEQEYNFGVLRTFENDKVIFGPMMRDTLRGWDMSVRYWFWAHTYKNMVRANNEVKSALSFLAWTIWCGPTIPQLIISSTLWVHIHLESEYSELYETTASMKTPWDIGFTIMRLSCLTYLTPCLILQDPSTILRYYNSILWVYHVFLLMLIVAAVALHKSRETPTSDK
- the LOC142977877 gene encoding membrane-bound acylglycerophosphatidylinositol O-acyltransferase mboat7-like isoform X1; protein product: MITAFLNNLLRLTMPIAIDVTDVVFYGSLVTCIVLGNYYKKIQDIELKKNYGTGLGILVTYLICGFQIYHSALMVWGNIIIMKCCDKRYVHQLSLAYTWTYLSYLSFNVKREGWPYDHWIHQTIALRLVGLAFEIYMVDKAKNETSKASPSKLTLGDPENMVEDPTALEIISYAYYFIGLHKGPYYRWKIYQDHFNTPFSVLGDFRVITEQKLKKVLACSVIYLLLRTKYPVQMYHNDVFYKSYGADNRYLYNLPQMMMYYLQYQVIMMLCTSVCTEAGFGVYPAKCQSLPGHGPSMKFSLLKLASSTNEVALEQEYNFGVLRTFENDKVIFGPMMRDTLRGWDMSVRYWFWAHTYKNMVRANNEVKSALSFLAWTIWCGPTIPQLIISSTLWVHIHLESEYSELYETTASRAARRLSRAKIPGHSSSPSTQDAPAMKTPWDIGFTIMRLSCLTYLTPCLILQDPSTILRYYNSILWVYHVFLLMLIVAAVALHKSRETPTSDK